The genome window GATCCCCGGCCAGCTTCTCGACGAACGGTACGGTGCCGGTGGGGATGTCGACGGTGGTGTTGTTCACTGCGGACCTCCTTGTCCTCGTCCGTTCCCGAGCCTATCGCCAGGGACCGCCCTGACGGGTTGCCACAGTGTGAACAGGTTTCTCAGGTTGGCCCGGTAGTCTGGCCCACGGCCCGCCGATGGATGGTATGGGGGATACCGGCCGGCTACACGACACCGCAGCGACCCCGAGAGTCAGGACGACAGGCAGGACCATGGCGACTAGCAAGAATCAGACGAAGGCCGAACGGCAGCAGACCGCCCGTGAGAAGGCCCGGCAGATGCAGGAGGAGCAGCGCCGCCAGGAGAAGCGGCGTTCCCTCATGGTGCGCTGGGGCGTCGTCATCGGCGTCGTGGTGGTCATCGCCGTGGTGATCGGCGTCATCTTCATGAACTCGTCCCGCTCCATTCCCGACGCCGGCCCCGCGCCGAGCGCGGGCAACGACCAGGGCGGTATCACCCTCACCTCCACCTCCGAACTCGCCCCGGGCGACGAAGGCCTCGAGGAGGTCGACGCCACGACCGTCGAGATCCCGGAGGCCACCGGCGAGCAGCCCGAGACCGTCCCCGGTGCGGAGGCCCGCCCGGCCGGTGAACCGGCCCAGATCATCGTCTACGCCGACGCCAACTGCGTGCACTGTGCCAGCTTCGAGACGGAGAACGCCGAGCAGCTGAACCAGTGGCTGGACGCCGGCGAGGTCACCGTGGAGTACCGCATGCTGGACTTCCTGGACAACCCCGCCACCGGCAATTACTCCTCCCGCGCCGCCAACGCGGCGACCTGCGTGGCGGAGAACTCCCCGGAGAACTACAACTCCTTCCTCAGCGAGGTCTTCGGGTCCTACACCGGCCATGGCGGTCAGGGCCTGAGCGACGACGAGCTCAAGGACATGGCCTCCGGCCTGGGAGCCGACATCGACTCCTGCGTGGACGGCAACACCTACCGTCCCTACGTGAAGTACTCCGGCGCCCAGGCCCGTGCCGCGGGCGTGGCGGGTACCCCGTCCGTGTGGGTCCAGGGCGAGAACTGGGCCACCGCCGAGCAGGGCCAGTCCTTCACCGACTGGGCCCAGGGCATCATGGACGCGTCCTGATCGCCTGATCCGCTACTCTGGAAGGGCCGGTTTCCGTCCACGTCAGCAGACTTGCTGACAGGTACGGTGCCGGCCCTTCTCGCCTCCTTAGCTCAGCTGGCCAGAGCACCTGTCTTGTAAACAGGGGGTCACCGGTTCGAATCCGGTAGGGGGCTCCATGGAGGGGCGAGAGCCCGCTTGTCCTGGAGGAACTATGCCCCTTGTCATCGCAACCCCGCCGACGCATCGAGCGGAACCGGTCCGCGCTTCCCCGTACGCGTCGCCCGGAATCCTGCGCAGGACTCTTGCCGTGGTCATGGCCCTGGCCCTGACTGCCGTTCTGACCCTGTCGGCCGCTCCCGTCCTGGCCGCCAGCACTGCCACTGCCACGAACACCGCCTCCTTCTCGGACGTCCCCGAGGACTCCACGTTCTACCAGCCCGTCATGTGGATGGTGCGATCCGGGATCACCACAGGGCGGTCCGGGACGTCGACCTTCGGCGTGGCCGACCACCTCAACCGCGCCGAGGCCTCAGCCCTTCTATACCGACTGATGAAACCGAGGTTTTCTCCCCCGTCCTCCAGCGGCTTCCCGGACGTTGAGGACACCCGCAACTGGGACTACGCCCCGATCACCTGGATGGTCTCCCGGAAGATGGTCACCGGCTACGCCGACGGGGAGTTCAAGCCGCTACGGCACATCACCCGCGGGGAGCTGGCCAAACTGCTCTACATGGTTGCAGACCCTGTCTACTCGGCCCCGTCCGGAAAGCCCTTCACGGATGTGAGGCGCGGCGACGCGTACCACCCGTACATCTCCTGGTTGAAGCACATCGGCGCCTCTCACGGTTACAGCAGCGACGGCACGTTCCGCCCGGCCCAGCCCATCACCCGGGGCGAGGCGTCCCAACTCATCCGGGCGGTGGCCGACGTCCTCGGCTTCGATACCTCCGTGGTGCCGGCCGACTTCACTGTCAAGGGGGCCGGCTGGGGACATGGTGTGGGCATGAGTCAGTACGGAGCGGCGGCCATGGCCCGCGGCGGCAGCTCGGTGGAGCAGATCCTGCACCACTACTACAGTCCGGCCCAGCGGATCTGGTCCTCATCCCGGGCGGCCCAGAACATCCGCGTTCACCTGCTCTCCACCGAGTCCACCTCCATCGACGGATCCGGCTCCGTGCGTGTTCGCACGAGCGGGGACGCGGCCGTGCCGCAGACCGCCGGCGCCGTGCAGCTGACAGAACAGGCCGGCACCGTGGCGGTGACCATGCCGGACGGCACACGGACGCGGGGGTCCTCGGTGGTCCTCGAGTGGACCGGAACGCGATTCTGGTCCGGCCAGCCGTCCACGGTCACCGTTCCGCGAGCCAACGGCTCCAGCAACGACCTCGTGCTGCGTCATGGCAAGCTCGTGGTCACCGTGGTCAACGGCAAGCTCAACGTCGTCACTGAGCTGCGCATGAACGACGAATACCTCTACGGCCTGGCAGAGATGCCGTCCTCCTGGCCCGCCGCGGCACTGCAGGCGCAGGCGGTGGCCGGTCGAGCCTATGCGTTGCGCAACATGGGGTCACTGAAGGCCGAGTGCGCGTGCCACGTCTGGGATGAGACCCAGTCCCAGAAGTTCACGGGATGGGCCAAGGAGGACGAGCACACGGGTAGCACCCACTGGGGTGCCCGCTGGACGGCGGCAGTGGACGCCACGCTCAGACGCGATGCCTCCCGCCGGCCGGTCACGGCCCTGAGCCTGTGGCACAACGGCTCCGTGGCCGATGCCACCTACTATTCCTCCAGTGGCGGGCACACCCGCAACTCCGGTGATGTGTGGTCCGGCACCACCGTGCCGTACTTGACGGCCCGTCCCGATCCCTACAGTGTTTCCGCGGCGGCCAATAACCCGAACGCCTCGTGGACTCAGTCCGTCAGCCAGGCTGCCTTGGCGCGGGCCTTCGGTCTGAAGGAGATCGTGGCTGTGCGTGTCACGAGGGGCAGCGACCTGAGCGCCCAGACCGTCACCGCGTCCAACAAGGACGGCGCCACCAGGGAGTTGACCGGCACCGAGTTCCGGTCCGCGGTCGGCACCAAGTCGGCGTGGGTCTTCTCAGTGACGCCGCGCTAGAAGACAGATGAAACGGTGAAGTATCGAGGGTTTCGCCGGTCCTCGCGAGGATCTATTTCACCTTCCTATACCGGCCGTTCCCAGCTTCCCTGCCATACGTGCGGTATGCGGCGGTCATCGCCCGGAGCGGTCTGTCAGCCAGGCCTTGAGGTCGCCGTGCTGCTCGGGGTTGTACAACATCGAGTCGGCCGTCGAGTAGACCGAGGGGACGCCGCGGAGCCCGAAGTCGGAGAAGTCTGACATGGCGGCGGTGATCTGTGGGGCCCCACCGTCCTCGGTGACGCACTGCTCGACCGACGCGGCACCTCCGCCGATCTCATCGGCCTGGGTCACCAGGGTGGCATCGTCCGGCTGGGCCGTGGCCTGCTCGAAGAGCCAGGACTGGAAGGCGTGCAGCTTGTTGCCGGCTGCCTCGTTCCCACTCCCGGTGCCCGCTTCCAGCGAATCCTCCAGGCAGTAGTACGCGTTGGCGGCCCGCGTGGACCAGGACTCCGGGTCGCCCCGGCCCAGGAAGTCCACGATGCGGTAGTCGGCCTCCAGTTCGCCACCGGACACCAGGCCGTGGATCAGGCCCCCGTTCTGCTCGTGGAAGGCCGCGCAATGCGGGCAGGCGAAGTCCTCGAAGATCTGCACCCCGGACGCCTCGGTCCCGGCCGTCTGCTGCGGTGCAGAGGACGAGGAAGCGGCAGGATCGGAGGAGCCGCCGTGCTCGGCATTGCGGATGGCATCGGCGCAACCCGTCAGAGCCACCACGGTGGCCGCCGCCAGGGCAAGGGTGACACCGAGCCGCGCCGGCCGGGGGGAGGATGTGGGGCAGGACGAAGTGGTGTCAGTGCTCTCGGCCGGTTTGGTGCGCATGACTGCCATCCTAGGGGCACGTCCGGGGCGACTGCGGCGCCGTTTTCTGGTTCATCGCCTGTTCTGGTAGGCTTTCATAGCTGTTGGCCCCTCGTCAGAGTGCTGGCCTGGCATGATGGATCTTTAGCTCAGTTGGTTAGAGCGTTCGCTTCACACGCGAGAGGTCGCTGGTTCGAGTCCAGTAAGATCCACCACATCCTGAAGGGCCCGGAGCGGGCCCTTCAGTCGTTAACAGGACGGCATCTCACAGGACAGTACAGTGTTGTCCGGCGCCCACCGGATCAGGATGTGGTGGCGGCTCGGCAGGGAAGGGAGCGGCAGTGGAGAAGATCCCCGAAACCCGGTCTGGTCATCGGCACGCGCAGGAACCGCCCGCCGATCTCGCCCAGATCCCCATCATCAAGCCCTCCCGGCGCTCGCCGGAGGACTACCTCGACGCCACCACCGGCACGGGCCCCGAGGCCGATCCGGAGACCGTGCCTGCCCCGACGTTGGCCATCGACTTCGCGCTCGGCCCGGCAGCCGAGGCCGCCGGGCTCCCCGCGACGGGTGAGCATCCCACGGCGCCGACCCCCACCCAGTCAGTCGAGACCGCTGACCCGGTGCGCACGGATTCCGGCACCACCGTGGTGGGTGGACCGACCGCCCCGGGTGGGGAAGCCGGCGTCGGGCCGACCGATGCACGGCCGGCCGACGGGCCGCCGGGCGATGCGACCCTGACCGACACCCCGCTGACGGAACCGCCGGCCTCTGACCCGGTGCCACAATCCGTGCTGGCGCCCTCCGAGCCGACCACGGGGGAGACCCCGGCGACGGCCCCGATCGGCACCACCGGCACGGTTGGCGTCCCGGAGCGGGAGAAGAAGCCGTCGAAGGGCCGCCTGCGGTTCTCGGGCGGCTCCGCCTTCAAGCGGATGATGTACTCGGAGCCGCTGCCGACCCAGACGTTGTCCATCGTGGACCGGATCGCCACCAGCCCGTATGCCAACCCGTACCTGCGCACCACCCGCAACGCGGACGCTGATGCCCGGACCACCCTGGACTTCGCGCTGAAACTCGGCGAGACCATGTTCCGCTTCGGGGCCGGCGCCCTCGAGGTGGAGACCTCGATCATCGTGGTGACCCAGGCCTTCGGTGTCCACGAGACCGAGGTGGACATCACCAACCAGTCCATCGCCCTGAATTACGCGCCCAGCGGGAAGACCCCGTACTCCCTGCACCGCGTGGTGCGGTCCTGGTCGCAGAATTATGCCGGGCTGGCCCTGCTGCACCGTCTGGTCGCCGCGGTGGCCGCCGGCGAGATGGACCGGGACGAGGCGCAGCAGACCCTGGCTGACATCCGGCACAAGCCCAAGCCCTTCCCAGGTTGGTTGACCACCGTGGCCGCGGGTCTGTTCTCCGCCACCTTCGTGGTGTTCATCGGCGGCGGTGTGATCGGCGCCGGGGTGGCCTTCCTGTCCATGATGCTGATGATGACCGTGGTGGACCTGCTGGGCAAGGCGCGGATCCCGGAGTTCTTCTCCATCATGGCCGGCGGCTTCATCGCCACCATGATCGCGCTGGTGCTGTACACGTTGGACGTGGACCTCGCGCCGTCCCTCGTGGTGGCCGGCGGGATCATGCTGCTGTTGCCCTCGGGGCGCTTCGTCTCGGCCGTGCAGGATGCCATCAACGGCTTCCCGGTCACGGCGGCCGGCCGTTTCGTCTCGGCCTTCCTGGTCTTCGCCGCCCTGATCGCCGGGATCGTGGCCGCCGCCGTGTTCTCCTCCATGCTCGGGGTCCGCGAGCTCGACCTGGCCCAAGAGCCCTTCGCGGACTATCCCGTGTGGCTGCTGGGCATCCTGGTGTTCGCAGCCGCCACCTGGAACTCCATCTTCGAGCAGTCCGAATGGCGACTGCTGCTGCCCACCGCCGTGGTGTCCCTGGCCGGCTTTGCCGTGTATGTGGGTGCCGAGTTCATCGGTGTCGGGTCCCGGTTGACCCCCGCCATCGCCGCCGTGGCGATCGGCGCCCTGGGCCGCTACGTGGCCCTGCGCATGGGTGCACCTCAGCTCGTCGTCGCCGTCCCCGGCATCCTCTTCCTGCTGCCGGGTCTGACCATCTTCCGTTCCATGTACAAGATCGCCATGGACACGGGGGAGATGATGGAGGGCGTCATCGGGCTCTTCAACGCCGCCGTCGTCATCATGGCCATCGCGGCGGGCGTGGTCCTCGGCGACACCATCGCGCGTCCGTTCACCACGGCCTTCCAGGCCAACGAACGGCGCCGCATCGGCCGTCGCTGACGCGTCTCTCAGCCGATGCGCCAGTCGATCGGGGTGGCTCCAGCCTGCTGAAGCAACTCGTTCGTCCGGCTGAAGGGCTTCGAACCGAAGAACCCGCGGCGTGCGGACAGCGGCGAGGGATGCGCGGACTCGACGATCCCCACTGGACTGTCCGGTGGCGCACACTCCTGCAATATGGGGGCCATCTTCCGCGCATCGGCGCCCCAGAGGATCGCCACGAGCGGTGTGCCGCGGGAGGCCAAGGCCTGGACGGCGGTCTGCGTGATGCCCTCCCAGCCGAGCCTGCGGTGGCTGGCCGGCTCCCCGGCGGCCACTGTCAGCACGCGGTTGAGCAGCAGGACACCTTGGTCCGCCCACACGCTCAGGTCCCCGTGGGCGGCGGGCGGCACGCCCACATCGCTGGAGAGCTCCCGGTAGATGTTCGTCAGTGAGCGCGGCAACGGGGACACGTGCCGGTCCACCGCGAAGCTCATCCCGATCGGGTGTCCCGGCGTCGGGTATGGGTCCTGCCCCAAAATGAGCACCTTCACCTGCTCGAAGGGCTGCCGGAAGGCGCGCAGCACGTTCTCCGGCGCGGGCAGGATCTGCTCTCCGGCCGCGCGTCGGGCCTGGATGTTCTGCCCGACGGCGGCCAGGGCCTCGCGCTGCGAGGCCAGGGCGTGTTCCCAGCCGGGATCCAAGGGGGCGATGAGGTCCACGTCGGCAGACTACCGGTCCGGCCGGCGTCCTGCGTCCAGGCACCGACCCTCAGCGGCCCGGGCGAATGACACCGGTGTAGTTTCGGCCGGTAGACTGTGGAGTACCCCGTTGGAAGGACTCCTCATGACTGCAGCGAACGCCGCCGAGCCGGACGGTGCACCGACTCCGTCGGAGAGTGCCGTGGATCCCGCCGTGGACGCCTTGTCCGAGCGCGACCGGGACATCCTGGACTTCGAGGACCAGTGGTGGAAATACGGCGGGGCCAAGGACCAGGCCATTCGCGACCGGTTCTCCCTCTCGGCCACCACGTACTACCAGGTGCTCAACGGTCTGCTGGACTGTCAGGAGGCGCTGGCGCACAAGCCCATGCTTGTCAAGAGATTGCGTAGACTACGGACCACGCGCCACCGTGCACGCAGTGCCCGGCGGCAGGAGGCCTGAGTACCGCACCGGCGGTCGGGCCGTGTCCATCTCCATGACGTCCCCCGCTCATCCGGGAGCCACGCCGTGGAGCCGAGAATCTGGTGATGGTGGCCAATGACGCAGTACCCGCATGATCAATTCGACGATGTCCCCGCCTACCGGGACCGCAAGGGAACCCACCGGGCCGACCCCTCCCTGACGACCGGTTCCTCGGGCCTGGTGGGAATCTCCGCCGCGGCCGCCCTGGCCCTGGCCGTGGGAGCCTTCTCCTTCCTGGTCCTGCCCTCGCTGTTGCCCTCCGACCCGGCCAACGCGGGGGCCTCCGCCAGCGCCTCAGCTACGGTGGAGGCCCCCGCGGAGTCCACCGGGCCCGAGGCCAGCCCCTCCGGCGAGATGACCTCCTCACCGGAGGATCTCGAATCCTCGGAGCCCTCCGAACCGGCCGAGACGGCAGCATCCGAGGAGACGTCCTCCGCCGAGTCTGATCCGGCTGCGTCCGATCCTGCCGAGTCCGAAGCGGCCGCCGACACCGGGGACACCTCCGCACCCGTCGAGGTCTACAACGCCTCCTCGATCGGTGGCCTGGCCGGCCGGGTCTCCGGCGCCCTGTCCTCCGGCGGCTTCACCGTGGCCGGCTCCGGGAACTGGCAGGGCTTCTCCGTGTCCGGCTCGGCCGTGTACTACTCGCAGAACGAGACCACCGCCCAGGCCGTGGCCGCCGAGCTGGGCCTTCCGCTGGTCTACGAGGCGCGCGTGCCCGGCGT of Citricoccus sp. K5 contains these proteins:
- a CDS encoding uracil-DNA glycosylase, which encodes MDLIAPLDPGWEHALASQREALAAVGQNIQARRAAGEQILPAPENVLRAFRQPFEQVKVLILGQDPYPTPGHPIGMSFAVDRHVSPLPRSLTNIYRELSSDVGVPPAAHGDLSVWADQGVLLLNRVLTVAAGEPASHRRLGWEGITQTAVQALASRGTPLVAILWGADARKMAPILQECAPPDSPVGIVESAHPSPLSARRGFFGSKPFSRTNELLQQAGATPIDWRIG
- a CDS encoding thioredoxin domain-containing protein → MRTKPAESTDTTSSCPTSSPRPARLGVTLALAAATVVALTGCADAIRNAEHGGSSDPAASSSSAPQQTAGTEASGVQIFEDFACPHCAAFHEQNGGLIHGLVSGGELEADYRIVDFLGRGDPESWSTRAANAYYCLEDSLEAGTGSGNEAAGNKLHAFQSWLFEQATAQPDDATLVTQADEIGGGAASVEQCVTEDGGAPQITAAMSDFSDFGLRGVPSVYSTADSMLYNPEQHGDLKAWLTDRSGR
- a CDS encoding DUF3263 domain-containing protein — encoded protein: MTAANAAEPDGAPTPSESAVDPAVDALSERDRDILDFEDQWWKYGGAKDQAIRDRFSLSATTYYQVLNGLLDCQEALAHKPMLVKRLRRLRTTRHRARSARRQEA
- a CDS encoding threonine/serine exporter ThrE family protein; the protein is MEKIPETRSGHRHAQEPPADLAQIPIIKPSRRSPEDYLDATTGTGPEADPETVPAPTLAIDFALGPAAEAAGLPATGEHPTAPTPTQSVETADPVRTDSGTTVVGGPTAPGGEAGVGPTDARPADGPPGDATLTDTPLTEPPASDPVPQSVLAPSEPTTGETPATAPIGTTGTVGVPEREKKPSKGRLRFSGGSAFKRMMYSEPLPTQTLSIVDRIATSPYANPYLRTTRNADADARTTLDFALKLGETMFRFGAGALEVETSIIVVTQAFGVHETEVDITNQSIALNYAPSGKTPYSLHRVVRSWSQNYAGLALLHRLVAAVAAGEMDRDEAQQTLADIRHKPKPFPGWLTTVAAGLFSATFVVFIGGGVIGAGVAFLSMMLMMTVVDLLGKARIPEFFSIMAGGFIATMIALVLYTLDVDLAPSLVVAGGIMLLLPSGRFVSAVQDAINGFPVTAAGRFVSAFLVFAALIAGIVAAAVFSSMLGVRELDLAQEPFADYPVWLLGILVFAAATWNSIFEQSEWRLLLPTAVVSLAGFAVYVGAEFIGVGSRLTPAIAAVAIGALGRYVALRMGAPQLVVAVPGILFLLPGLTIFRSMYKIAMDTGEMMEGVIGLFNAAVVIMAIAAGVVLGDTIARPFTTAFQANERRRIGRR
- a CDS encoding LytR C-terminal domain-containing protein, with translation MTQYPHDQFDDVPAYRDRKGTHRADPSLTTGSSGLVGISAAAALALAVGAFSFLVLPSLLPSDPANAGASASASATVEAPAESTGPEASPSGEMTSSPEDLESSEPSEPAETAASEETSSAESDPAASDPAESEAAADTGDTSAPVEVYNASSIGGLAGRVSGALSSGGFTVAGSGNWQGFSVSGSAVYYSQNETTAQAVAAELGLPLVYEARVPGVAVVLSSDYAG
- a CDS encoding SpoIID/LytB domain-containing protein translates to MPLVIATPPTHRAEPVRASPYASPGILRRTLAVVMALALTAVLTLSAAPVLAASTATATNTASFSDVPEDSTFYQPVMWMVRSGITTGRSGTSTFGVADHLNRAEASALLYRLMKPRFSPPSSSGFPDVEDTRNWDYAPITWMVSRKMVTGYADGEFKPLRHITRGELAKLLYMVADPVYSAPSGKPFTDVRRGDAYHPYISWLKHIGASHGYSSDGTFRPAQPITRGEASQLIRAVADVLGFDTSVVPADFTVKGAGWGHGVGMSQYGAAAMARGGSSVEQILHHYYSPAQRIWSSSRAAQNIRVHLLSTESTSIDGSGSVRVRTSGDAAVPQTAGAVQLTEQAGTVAVTMPDGTRTRGSSVVLEWTGTRFWSGQPSTVTVPRANGSSNDLVLRHGKLVVTVVNGKLNVVTELRMNDEYLYGLAEMPSSWPAAALQAQAVAGRAYALRNMGSLKAECACHVWDETQSQKFTGWAKEDEHTGSTHWGARWTAAVDATLRRDASRRPVTALSLWHNGSVADATYYSSSGGHTRNSGDVWSGTTVPYLTARPDPYSVSAAANNPNASWTQSVSQAALARAFGLKEIVAVRVTRGSDLSAQTVTASNKDGATRELTGTEFRSAVGTKSAWVFSVTPR
- a CDS encoding thioredoxin domain-containing protein, translating into MATSKNQTKAERQQTAREKARQMQEEQRRQEKRRSLMVRWGVVIGVVVVIAVVIGVIFMNSSRSIPDAGPAPSAGNDQGGITLTSTSELAPGDEGLEEVDATTVEIPEATGEQPETVPGAEARPAGEPAQIIVYADANCVHCASFETENAEQLNQWLDAGEVTVEYRMLDFLDNPATGNYSSRAANAATCVAENSPENYNSFLSEVFGSYTGHGGQGLSDDELKDMASGLGADIDSCVDGNTYRPYVKYSGAQARAAGVAGTPSVWVQGENWATAEQGQSFTDWAQGIMDAS